A single Pseudomonadota bacterium DNA region contains:
- a CDS encoding acyl-CoA dehydrogenase: MFAHLLNAEQKILRDETRDFVKSIPREMILDMDADKIQFPREFLQEAGKRGLMGCRYPKQWGGRDLDWVSTCMVMEEIGRLGYIFACTFGVGAELVCDAIIRHGTDEQKEKYVRPLLQGKIFAAECLTEPRGGSDFFGATTTAKDMGDHFLVNGQKRFIVGGEGADYFLVYARTDPQGEPHKSISCFIVDKTAGVKTEYLYGLMGCRGGGAARMVFKNVRVPRENLLGRLHQGVAVFNTMMIPERLGTAAMTIGAAAPAVEVATGYTAKRKAFGRPVAEFQGVSFQVAEAVTLLDASRAMIYATARAVDGKIDEKQIRRLVSQTKKFVTESCQKAVHNAMQVMGGIGYTNIYPVERILRDLRLASIWTGTNEVMAMIIANEWYKEFEHNRKTGVLRDLEEDAAEAGARDEKIFE, encoded by the coding sequence ATGTTTGCACATCTTTTAAATGCCGAACAGAAAATACTAAGGGATGAAACCCGGGACTTTGTCAAGTCCATTCCCCGGGAAATGATTCTGGATATGGATGCCGACAAAATCCAATTTCCCCGGGAATTCTTGCAGGAAGCCGGGAAGCGCGGCCTCATGGGCTGCCGCTACCCCAAACAATGGGGCGGCCGGGACCTGGATTGGGTGTCCACCTGCATGGTCATGGAAGAAATCGGAAGGCTGGGCTATATCTTTGCCTGCACCTTTGGAGTGGGCGCCGAGCTGGTCTGTGACGCCATTATCCGGCACGGCACCGACGAGCAGAAGGAAAAATATGTGCGGCCTCTGCTTCAGGGAAAAATCTTTGCCGCGGAATGCTTGACCGAACCCCGGGGTGGATCGGATTTTTTCGGCGCCACCACCACGGCCAAGGACATGGGGGATCACTTTCTTGTCAATGGCCAGAAGCGGTTCATCGTGGGTGGAGAGGGGGCCGATTATTTCCTGGTCTATGCCCGGACCGATCCCCAGGGCGAGCCCCACAAAAGCATTTCCTGTTTTATCGTGGACAAAACCGCAGGCGTCAAAACCGAATACCTCTACGGTCTCATGGGTTGCCGGGGCGGCGGCGCCGCCCGCATGGTTTTCAAGAATGTGCGGGTTCCCAGGGAAAACCTATTAGGCCGACTGCACCAGGGCGTGGCCGTGTTCAACACCATGATGATTCCCGAGCGCCTGGGAACGGCGGCCATGACCATCGGCGCGGCCGCTCCGGCCGTGGAGGTGGCCACGGGTTACACCGCGAAGCGCAAAGCCTTCGGCCGCCCCGTGGCGGAATTCCAGGGCGTTTCCTTCCAGGTGGCGGAAGCCGTTACCCTGCTGGACGCCTCTCGGGCCATGATCTATGCCACGGCCCGAGCCGTCGACGGTAAAATCGATGAAAAGCAGATCCGGCGGCTGGTCTCCCAGACCAAAAAATTTGTTACCGAATCCTGTCAGAAAGCGGTCCACAACGCCATGCAGGTGATGGGCGGCATCGGCTACACCAACATCTATCCTGTGGAACGGATCTTACGGGACCTGCGGCTGGCCTCCATCTGGACCGGAACCAATGAGGTTATGGCCATGATCATCGCCAATGAATGGTATAAGGAATTCGAGCATAACCGGAAAACCGGTGTTCTTCGGGATCTGGAAGAAGATGCGGCCGAAGCCGGGGCCAGGGATGAAAAGATTTTCGAGTAA
- a CDS encoding rubrerythrin → MPEFGTPFSGLAKDRKLTHEELIRAIRFMVAAEYEAIQLYMQLAESIDNKLAIEVLRDIADEERVHAGEFLRLLHELDPEEEKFYAEGAQEVEEEIRKLK, encoded by the coding sequence ATGCCGGAATTTGGAACCCCTTTTTCGGGGCTGGCGAAAGACAGAAAACTCACGCATGAGGAGCTTATAAGGGCGATAAGATTCATGGTGGCCGCGGAGTATGAGGCGATTCAGTTGTACATGCAGCTGGCGGAATCAATCGACAACAAGCTCGCCATCGAGGTGCTCAGAGACATCGCGGATGAGGAGCGGGTTCATGCCGGTGAATTTCTGCGACTGCTCCATGAACTTGATCCCGAGGAAGAAAAATTCTATGCGGAGGGCGCTCAGGAGGTGGAAGAAGAAATCCGGAAGCTGAAGTAG